A window from Leuconostoc mesenteroides subsp. mesenteroides encodes these proteins:
- a CDS encoding ATP-binding cassette domain-containing protein codes for MVKPFIDFQHVTFKYHAQSEPTLHDVSFQIYPGEKVLIAGASGSGKTTLLRLLNGLIPQAYQGDITGELTINGKKILDQSLFDLSLQAGTVLQDSDAQFVGMTVAEDIAFSLENDNQPINIVREKVAKWANRFGLGKRLTLAPQSLSGGQKQRTAMAGVLVDEGDLLLFDEPLASLDPAAGAAAMSLIDELQQERNMTVVVIEHRIEDVLRAHVDRVIVMAHGRIIANDTPTAIIQAGTLSANGLDEPLYIQLLRRAGVPVNEIPHVADVEKVNVSNFKDQIETLAEPVRAVTRHDEQLLIQNLTFAYDQQEPLFENLSTSIHEGEILGIVGKNGSGKTTLSHLLTGFLTPSGGDIRLDGRSLLSDSIKERADHIGYVLQNPNHMITKATVFDEVASGLRLRHIDEEQVTERVREMLRLVDLDGMRNWPISALSFGQKKRLTIAAVLVLKPEILILDEPTAGQDATHTSQLLSFLQHINTTNRTTIIIITHDMHLLANFVQRALVVVDGQILADTTPAELLANEALVDAASLRTTSIYRLAQRLSIMHPEELNAAIRK; via the coding sequence ATGGTAAAACCATTTATTGATTTTCAACATGTGACATTTAAATATCACGCGCAATCTGAACCGACGTTACATGATGTGAGTTTTCAGATTTATCCTGGTGAAAAGGTTTTAATAGCAGGTGCCTCTGGATCGGGTAAAACAACGTTACTTCGTTTACTTAATGGCTTAATTCCGCAAGCGTATCAGGGAGATATTACTGGTGAACTGACAATCAATGGTAAAAAAATCTTAGATCAGTCATTGTTTGACCTATCTTTGCAAGCTGGTACGGTTCTTCAGGATTCTGATGCGCAATTTGTGGGTATGACGGTTGCCGAAGATATAGCTTTTTCTCTTGAAAACGATAATCAGCCGATAAATATTGTCAGAGAAAAAGTCGCTAAATGGGCTAATCGATTTGGGCTAGGGAAGCGTTTGACATTGGCACCACAATCGTTATCTGGCGGACAAAAACAACGTACTGCTATGGCAGGTGTTTTGGTTGATGAAGGGGATCTATTGCTATTTGACGAACCACTGGCTAGTCTTGATCCGGCTGCTGGTGCTGCTGCAATGTCATTGATTGATGAACTGCAACAAGAACGTAATATGACAGTGGTTGTGATTGAACATCGGATAGAAGATGTGTTACGAGCTCATGTTGATCGTGTAATTGTCATGGCGCATGGTAGAATTATCGCCAATGACACACCAACTGCTATTATCCAAGCGGGCACATTGTCTGCGAACGGCTTAGACGAGCCACTGTACATACAACTATTACGTCGAGCAGGCGTTCCAGTGAATGAAATACCTCACGTAGCCGATGTTGAAAAAGTGAACGTTTCCAACTTTAAAGATCAAATTGAAACTTTGGCAGAACCAGTGCGGGCAGTTACTCGTCATGACGAACAGTTGTTGATCCAAAACTTGACCTTTGCCTATGATCAGCAAGAACCACTGTTTGAAAATTTATCGACATCTATTCATGAAGGTGAAATTCTTGGTATTGTAGGTAAAAATGGATCGGGTAAAACAACTCTATCCCACCTATTAACTGGCTTCCTGACACCAAGTGGAGGAGATATTCGATTAGATGGACGTTCGTTGCTAAGCGATTCTATTAAAGAACGAGCTGATCATATAGGATATGTTTTACAAAATCCTAATCATATGATTACGAAAGCAACAGTATTTGACGAGGTTGCCAGTGGGCTAAGATTACGTCACATCGATGAAGAACAAGTGACAGAACGTGTGCGTGAAATGCTACGACTTGTCGATCTTGATGGTATGCGTAATTGGCCTATTTCTGCATTAAGCTTTGGGCAAAAAAAGCGACTTACAATTGCGGCTGTGTTGGTTTTGAAACCAGAAATTTTAATATTAGATGAACCGACAGCTGGACAAGATGCAACGCACACATCTCAGCTACTCAGTTTCTTACAGCATATTAACACTACGAACCGTACGACTATTATAATCATTACACATGATATGCATTTATTAGCAAACTTTGTTCAACGAGCCCTGGTTGTTGTTGATGGGCAAATATTAGCGGATACAACACCAGCGGAGTTACTAGCAAATGAGGCATTAGTTGACGCTGCTAGTTTACGAACTACCAGTATTTACCGTTTAGCTCAGCGTCTTAGCATTATGCATCCAGAAGAATTAAATGCAGCTATAAGGAAATAA
- the rplI gene encoding 50S ribosomal protein L9, producing MKVVFLEDVKGRGKKGEIKEVPDGYANNFLIKNKKAEPATGKNLGAVKGRQKAEEKAAAEELAEAKKLADFFANEKTVVEITGKSGTDGRLFGAVSTKQIAAALEKQYQIKIDKRKMELNQPIHALGYTDVPVKLHREVTAQLRVHVSEG from the coding sequence ATGAAAGTAGTATTTTTAGAAGACGTTAAAGGTCGCGGAAAAAAAGGAGAAATTAAAGAAGTACCTGATGGGTACGCCAATAATTTTCTAATTAAAAATAAAAAAGCAGAGCCAGCTACAGGCAAAAATTTGGGCGCAGTTAAGGGGCGTCAAAAGGCTGAAGAGAAAGCGGCAGCTGAGGAACTAGCTGAAGCGAAAAAATTAGCAGATTTTTTCGCTAACGAAAAGACGGTTGTTGAGATAACAGGAAAGTCAGGAACAGATGGACGTCTATTCGGTGCTGTTTCAACAAAACAAATTGCGGCTGCCTTAGAAAAGCAATATCAGATTAAAATTGATAAGCGAAAGATGGAACTTAATCAACCAATACATGCGCTGGGTTATACAGATGTACCAGTTAAACTACACCGAGAAGTAACAGCACAATTGCGTGTTCATGTAAGCGAGGGTTAA
- the pepV gene encoding dipeptidase PepV — MTAEQWQQKSQSYKSELLTDLLQFLSIPSVLDKTTANVQQPFGTGIETALQFLVDMGRRDGFKVDRVADNMVVVIDYGPDEATETFGVLSHVDVVPGGDAWTITLPFSPKVIGNRLYGRGSHDMKADLIASYYALKQLKDAGFQPRKKIRLIFGSDEESDWRDMRAYLDQVGEPTLGFSPDGAFPVVPGEKGVLTLSIQFQGTTQGSWKLHRFQSGERDNVVPGTAVADVELPDSVDINGFLTAYERYLKNTLMISGIGQYDDGHIILTLYGKSVHGAYPEDGLNAATYLANFLLNYNFDDQAHGFLVFLGLTNHKNVFGEKLGLVYHDDIMGDLTVNVGKILFQANADSEIRINFRYPMGITETAILTQVQRHMGNLSARIFKQEAFGTHPHMVDLSDPMVTVLANVYAQHTHTQKTYKISNGGSYARLLKRGVAFGGQFPDVPVMSHQPNEYVLVDNIPKTQAIFAQVMYEMTR; from the coding sequence ATGACAGCTGAACAGTGGCAACAAAAGTCACAATCGTACAAATCGGAATTATTGACTGATTTATTACAGTTTTTATCAATACCATCTGTACTAGATAAAACAACAGCTAATGTTCAACAACCTTTTGGAACAGGGATCGAAACAGCACTACAATTTCTAGTTGATATGGGTAGGCGTGACGGGTTTAAAGTAGATCGTGTGGCTGATAATATGGTTGTTGTTATTGACTATGGGCCAGATGAGGCAACGGAAACCTTTGGAGTCTTGTCACACGTCGATGTTGTTCCTGGTGGGGATGCATGGACGATAACATTACCATTTAGTCCCAAAGTTATCGGTAATCGCTTGTATGGGCGAGGCTCACACGACATGAAAGCTGATTTAATAGCTAGTTATTACGCTTTGAAACAATTAAAAGATGCTGGTTTTCAACCACGCAAAAAAATACGTTTGATTTTTGGTAGTGATGAAGAATCTGATTGGCGTGATATGCGTGCTTATTTAGATCAAGTAGGTGAACCGACACTTGGCTTTTCACCTGATGGAGCCTTTCCAGTTGTTCCTGGTGAAAAAGGTGTTTTAACCCTATCAATTCAATTTCAAGGCACAACCCAGGGTTCGTGGAAATTACATCGGTTTCAGTCTGGGGAAAGAGATAATGTTGTACCAGGAACAGCAGTTGCTGATGTTGAGCTGCCGGATAGTGTCGATATCAATGGTTTCTTAACTGCGTATGAACGTTATCTCAAAAATACATTAATGATTTCAGGTATAGGCCAATATGATGATGGGCATATTATATTAACGTTGTATGGTAAATCTGTTCATGGCGCTTATCCAGAAGATGGTTTGAACGCGGCAACGTACTTGGCTAATTTTTTATTAAATTATAATTTTGATGATCAAGCCCATGGATTCTTAGTGTTTCTTGGTTTGACAAATCATAAAAATGTTTTTGGCGAAAAACTCGGATTGGTCTATCATGATGATATTATGGGTGATTTAACTGTAAATGTGGGTAAGATTTTATTTCAAGCTAATGCTGACAGTGAAATTCGGATTAATTTTCGTTATCCAATGGGCATAACGGAAACTGCTATTTTGACACAAGTGCAACGGCATATGGGGAACTTAAGCGCCAGAATATTTAAGCAAGAAGCTTTTGGTACACATCCGCACATGGTGGACCTCAGTGATCCTATGGTTACAGTACTTGCGAATGTTTATGCCCAGCACACGCATACGCAAAAAACATATAAAATTTCTAATGGTGGGTCGTATGCGCGCCTATTAAAACGCGGGGTGGCTTTTGGTGGACAATTTCCTGATGTACCGGTCATGAGCCATCAGCCAAACGAATATGTATTGGTAGATAACATCCCTAAGACACAAGCCATTTTCGCGCAAGTCATGTATGAGATGACTCGATAA
- a CDS encoding DNA-directed RNA polymerase subunit delta, with amino-acid sequence MTEEIEMTNNHLVLQTDFGLQDGAVSSMRGVAYNVADNIVVSDLTHGITPFNIFEGSFRLFQTFDYWQPGTVFVSVVDPGVGSKRLSVIARTTAGHYIVTPDNGTLSHLLSNDLIESVRVIDETTQRLPGSEKSSTFHGRDIYAYNGAKLASRQVMFEDYTEEISVSDLVRLPITPGAYQETVYGQPQLVGNIDITDVNFGSLWSNIPLREFEKMNLQYGDTLRVQIKCDGNLLFDEVLPYVHTFTDVNPGEPLIYIDSVYTVAFGLHTGSFEQTYHVGAGQGWAVSLTKEIE; translated from the coding sequence ATGACCGAGGAAATAGAAATGACAAACAATCATTTAGTGTTACAAACTGATTTTGGATTGCAAGATGGTGCGGTAAGTTCCATGAGAGGTGTTGCCTACAATGTTGCTGACAATATTGTTGTTAGTGATTTAACACATGGCATCACGCCATTTAACATATTTGAAGGGTCGTTTCGCTTGTTTCAAACTTTTGACTACTGGCAACCTGGGACAGTGTTTGTATCTGTTGTTGACCCTGGTGTGGGGTCAAAACGTTTGTCAGTAATTGCTAGGACAACAGCGGGGCACTACATTGTGACACCAGATAACGGCACTTTATCACATTTATTATCTAATGATTTGATCGAAAGTGTACGTGTGATCGATGAAACAACGCAACGCCTCCCCGGTTCAGAAAAATCATCAACATTTCATGGTCGTGATATTTATGCTTATAATGGTGCTAAATTAGCTAGTAGACAAGTCATGTTTGAAGATTATACTGAAGAAATATCAGTTAGCGATTTGGTACGTTTACCAATTACACCTGGTGCGTACCAAGAAACGGTTTATGGTCAACCACAACTAGTAGGTAATATTGATATCACTGATGTCAATTTTGGTTCGTTGTGGTCAAATATTCCCCTGCGTGAATTTGAAAAAATGAATTTACAATATGGTGATACTTTGCGTGTTCAAATTAAATGTGATGGTAATTTATTATTTGATGAGGTATTACCATATGTGCACACATTTACTGACGTTAATCCGGGCGAACCATTAATTTATATTGATTCGGTGTATACAGTTGCATTTGGTTTGCATACGGGTAGTTTTGAGCAAACTTACCATGTGGGTGCTGGCCAAGGATGGGCTGTTTCATTGACGAAAGAAATAGAATAG
- a CDS encoding helix-turn-helix domain-containing protein → MLIGEKIKIIRGMNGLSQHDMAKSLKVSSQAVSNWERGKDYPDILNVIRISDLYRISLDELIREDKNYKEVLLKKKFSKTADNLLNVILLLVAVISLIYSYTTNSDNHFLVILTFVTVIHIFICVCKKINLKICKKM, encoded by the coding sequence ATGCTTATTGGTGAGAAGATAAAGATAATTCGTGGGATGAACGGATTGTCTCAACATGATATGGCTAAAAGTTTGAAAGTATCTAGTCAAGCCGTATCTAATTGGGAACGCGGGAAGGACTACCCAGATATATTGAATGTTATTCGTATATCAGATTTATATCGTATATCGTTAGATGAGCTTATACGAGAAGATAAAAATTATAAAGAAGTTTTGTTGAAAAAGAAATTCAGTAAGACAGCTGATAATTTATTAAATGTTATTTTATTACTCGTGGCTGTGATCAGTCTTATCTATTCTTATACAACTAATTCGGATAATCATTTTTTGGTTATACTGACGTTTGTTACAGTAATTCATATATTCATATGTGTGTGTAAAAAAATCAATCTTAAGATTTGTAAGAAAATGTAA
- the rpsR gene encoding 30S ribosomal protein S18 yields the protein MSEQNSRPQNSERPQRSRRPQGGPRRRRKVDFIAANHIEYIDYKNTELLERFISERGKILPRRVTGTSAKNQRKVTTAIKRARIMALLPFVTED from the coding sequence ATGTCAGAACAAAACTCACGTCCACAAAATTCAGAACGTCCACAACGTTCACGTCGCCCACAAGGCGGTCCACGTCGTCGTCGTAAGGTTGATTTTATCGCTGCTAACCACATCGAATATATCGACTATAAGAACACTGAATTGTTAGAACGTTTCATCTCAGAACGTGGTAAGATTTTGCCACGTCGTGTGACTGGTACTTCTGCAAAAAACCAACGCAAGGTAACTACTGCTATCAAGCGTGCGCGTATCATGGCTTTGTTGCCATTCGTTACGGAAGATTAA
- the ssb gene encoding single-stranded DNA-binding protein, which translates to MINRVVLIGRLTRDVELRYTQSGVAVGTFSLAVNRHFTNASGEREADFINAVIWRKAAENFANFTGKGALVAVEGRLQTRNYENNAGQRVYVTEVVVDNFSLLESRAESEKRRSQNGSSASNNGADNFSGSNDHSFGGNDNSFNGVDPFASASSNSNTQSSAPSNTAPNPFAASGNTEIDISDDDLPF; encoded by the coding sequence ATGATTAATCGAGTAGTATTAATTGGGCGATTGACCCGTGATGTTGAATTACGTTACACACAATCAGGTGTAGCAGTCGGTACGTTTAGCTTGGCGGTTAACCGTCATTTCACCAATGCAAGTGGTGAACGTGAAGCTGACTTTATTAACGCCGTTATTTGGCGAAAGGCAGCTGAAAACTTTGCAAACTTCACTGGGAAAGGTGCACTTGTGGCCGTTGAAGGTCGTTTGCAAACAAGAAATTATGAAAATAATGCTGGCCAACGTGTATACGTGACAGAAGTTGTTGTTGATAATTTCTCATTACTTGAATCCCGCGCTGAAAGTGAAAAACGTCGTTCTCAGAACGGATCATCGGCATCTAATAATGGTGCAGATAACTTTAGCGGATCAAATGATCATTCATTTGGCGGTAATGACAATTCATTTAACGGTGTTGATCCTTTTGCAAGTGCGAGTTCAAACTCAAATACGCAATCATCAGCTCCGTCGAATACTGCCCCTAACCCATTTGCGGCTAGTGGCAATACAGAAATTGATATATCAGATGATGATTTACCATTCTAA
- a CDS encoding 30S ribosomal protein S6: protein MATSYEMTYIVRPDLDADAKKTLVERFDAILTDNGATIQKSADWATRRFAYEIAGYREGTYHIINFTAEDDKAINEFDRLAKISQDILRHMIVKRDAE, encoded by the coding sequence ATGGCTACATCATACGAAATGACTTACATTGTTCGCCCTGATTTGGATGCGGATGCTAAGAAGACGCTTGTTGAGCGCTTTGATGCAATCTTGACAGATAATGGTGCAACAATTCAAAAGTCAGCTGACTGGGCTACTCGTCGTTTTGCATACGAAATTGCTGGTTACCGTGAAGGTACATACCACATTATCAATTTTACTGCAGAAGACGATAAGGCTATCAATGAATTTGATCGTTTGGCAAAGATTTCTCAAGACATCTTACGTCACATGATTGTTAAGCGCGACGCAGAATAA
- the recQ gene encoding DNA helicase RecQ yields MQTVNPQTILKEKFGYDNFRSGQLDVINKVLAHKHALAIMPTGGGKSITYQLPAMMFEGITLVISPLISLMKDQVDGLNTMGIPATFLNSTVDGQEQAQRMSDLRHGLYKMLYVAPERLEVPSFFSFVQSLNIELIAVDEAHVLSQWGHDFRPSYLNILPLLAQISGHPAVLGLTATATERVRENLQQLLQVDNDDTVLTGFARDNLALNIVHNQDKRKYVVEYLQKNREQTGIIYAATRKQVDELATYLNKIGINAGRYHAGLSEKERQSQQEAFLYDENAVIVATNAFGMGINKPNVRYVIHYSVPGNIEAYYQEIGRAGRDGLPAEAILLYAPQDIHLQEFFVQKSEGSEEHKQNEYDKIREMNAFANTQTCLVRYLLQYFGETVTEDCGHCSNCLDTREWVDVTLDAQKVLANVMRMNQRFGKTMVAKVLKGSTDASVRKYEFLQELPTFGLMKERTLKELTRFIDYLTAEGYLRFEGAEFPVLKVTALGAEVLKGETEIKKRLEKVRIVSQKVTNNDLKLSDEDNRLFAKLKEKRLELARSAGLPPFLIFSDKTLMSMAQARPQTDTEFLAISGVGEKKFEIYHNDFAKVINDFIVV; encoded by the coding sequence ATGCAAACTGTGAATCCACAAACAATTTTAAAAGAAAAATTTGGGTACGATAATTTTCGATCTGGTCAGCTAGATGTTATTAATAAAGTTCTGGCACATAAACATGCTTTAGCGATTATGCCGACTGGTGGTGGAAAGTCAATTACCTATCAGCTGCCAGCAATGATGTTTGAGGGGATTACCTTAGTCATTTCCCCATTGATCTCGTTAATGAAAGACCAAGTTGACGGGCTGAACACCATGGGCATTCCTGCAACGTTCTTGAATTCGACAGTTGATGGGCAAGAACAAGCGCAACGCATGTCGGACCTAAGGCACGGACTTTACAAAATGTTGTATGTTGCGCCCGAACGACTAGAGGTTCCTAGCTTTTTTAGTTTTGTCCAAAGTCTCAATATTGAGTTGATTGCTGTTGATGAAGCCCACGTTTTATCACAATGGGGACATGATTTTCGTCCGAGTTATTTGAATATTTTACCATTGTTGGCACAAATTTCTGGACACCCGGCAGTTCTTGGTTTGACGGCCACCGCAACGGAGCGTGTTCGTGAAAACCTACAACAGTTGTTACAAGTAGATAACGATGACACAGTCTTGACCGGATTTGCGCGGGATAATCTGGCTTTGAATATTGTACATAATCAGGACAAACGAAAGTATGTGGTTGAATATTTACAAAAAAACCGTGAACAAACTGGTATTATTTACGCAGCAACGCGTAAGCAAGTTGATGAACTGGCTACTTATCTGAATAAAATTGGCATTAATGCTGGCCGTTATCATGCTGGTTTATCCGAAAAGGAACGTCAAAGTCAGCAAGAAGCGTTTTTATATGATGAAAACGCAGTGATTGTGGCTACAAATGCTTTTGGTATGGGGATTAATAAACCGAATGTACGCTACGTAATCCATTATTCCGTCCCGGGAAACATTGAGGCGTATTATCAAGAAATTGGTCGTGCTGGTCGTGATGGGTTACCCGCCGAAGCTATATTACTATATGCACCACAAGATATTCATCTGCAGGAATTTTTTGTTCAAAAGTCAGAAGGTTCAGAAGAGCATAAGCAAAACGAATATGACAAAATTAGAGAAATGAATGCTTTTGCCAATACGCAAACTTGTTTAGTACGCTATTTATTGCAATATTTCGGTGAAACAGTGACAGAAGATTGCGGCCATTGCTCAAATTGTTTGGATACACGTGAATGGGTTGATGTTACGCTTGATGCGCAAAAAGTACTGGCGAATGTGATGCGTATGAATCAACGCTTTGGCAAAACGATGGTTGCTAAGGTGTTAAAGGGATCAACTGATGCTAGTGTGCGTAAATATGAGTTCTTACAGGAGTTACCAACATTTGGTTTGATGAAAGAGCGAACGCTAAAAGAGCTGACACGATTTATTGACTACCTAACAGCTGAAGGATATTTGCGTTTCGAGGGCGCAGAGTTTCCTGTATTAAAAGTAACAGCATTAGGTGCCGAAGTATTAAAGGGTGAAACGGAGATTAAAAAACGTCTTGAGAAGGTTCGCATTGTTAGTCAGAAAGTGACTAATAATGATTTGAAGCTTTCCGACGAAGATAATCGTTTGTTTGCAAAGTTAAAGGAAAAACGTTTAGAATTAGCTCGGTCAGCTGGATTACCACCTTTCTTAATATTCTCAGACAAAACTTTGATGAGTATGGCACAGGCGCGTCCACAAACTGATACAGAATTCTTAGCGATTTCAGGTGTGGGTGAAAAGAAGTTTGAAATTTATCATAATGATTTTGCAAAGGTTATTAATGATTTTATTGTAGTTTAA
- a CDS encoding ECF-type riboflavin transporter substrate-binding protein codes for MKQNNRKTGLSVRSVVATGIGAAVFFILMKYIAIPIGVPNTNVNVAEGWLALIAGLFGPVVGFLVGVIGHTINDATYGAPWWSWVLADGTFGLLLGLSKRFLDLEGGDLSTKKLVQFNVWQIIANVIAWLIVAPIGDILIYKQPANKVFLQGAAAAIVNILSVAIIGSLLLVAYVKSRPKKSSLRSE; via the coding sequence ATGAAACAAAATAACAGAAAAACAGGATTATCAGTGCGTTCTGTCGTTGCAACTGGTATCGGTGCTGCGGTATTTTTCATCTTAATGAAGTACATTGCTATTCCAATTGGTGTACCAAATACTAATGTTAATGTCGCTGAAGGGTGGTTAGCATTGATTGCCGGTCTATTTGGTCCAGTTGTTGGTTTTTTAGTTGGTGTTATTGGACACACAATTAATGATGCGACTTATGGTGCCCCTTGGTGGTCATGGGTTTTAGCTGACGGTACGTTTGGACTATTGCTTGGTTTGAGTAAAAGATTCTTGGATCTTGAAGGTGGGGATCTTTCTACAAAAAAATTAGTTCAGTTTAATGTTTGGCAAATAATTGCTAACGTTATTGCGTGGTTGATTGTTGCGCCAATTGGCGATATATTAATATACAAACAGCCAGCTAACAAGGTGTTCTTACAGGGCGCAGCAGCAGCAATTGTTAACATCTTGTCAGTCGCTATTATTGGCTCTCTTTTACTGGTGGCTTATGTCAAGTCACGACCTAAGAAAAGTTCATTACGTAGTGAATAA
- a CDS encoding energy-coupling factor transporter transmembrane protein EcfT: MDNSLFGYKARNTWINQATGTAKLVGFLALTTIGMISYDTRFLIALTILSFILIKMAHIKYQEYALLLKLVLFIGVINLVMITVLAPQYGEQLYGTKHVMFGSGWFTITQEQLFYEFNLLLKYLFSFPLSIVLLFTTNPSEFAAGLNKIGVPYKVSYAVAITLRYIPDVQSDYRTISLAQQARGYEISKKSSLIERMKGTVQIILPLVFSSLGRIDTISQAMELRRFGHYNKRSWYQEQRFSVRDVAMILWSALIVVIGISLFITNGGRMWNPFK, from the coding sequence ATGGATAACTCACTTTTCGGATATAAAGCAAGAAATACTTGGATTAATCAAGCTACGGGTACTGCGAAATTAGTTGGTTTTTTGGCATTAACAACGATTGGTATGATTTCCTATGATACGCGTTTTTTAATTGCTTTAACAATACTGTCATTTATTTTAATTAAAATGGCGCATATCAAATACCAGGAATACGCACTACTTTTAAAATTGGTATTATTCATTGGTGTGATTAATCTTGTAATGATCACTGTCTTGGCGCCTCAATATGGTGAACAATTATATGGTACGAAGCATGTGATGTTTGGTAGTGGTTGGTTTACAATTACACAGGAACAGTTGTTTTACGAATTTAATCTTCTATTAAAGTACTTATTCTCATTTCCGTTGTCAATTGTATTGCTTTTCACTACTAATCCCAGCGAGTTTGCTGCTGGGTTAAATAAAATTGGCGTACCTTACAAGGTATCGTATGCTGTTGCAATTACTCTGCGCTATATTCCTGACGTACAGAGTGATTATCGGACGATTAGTTTGGCGCAACAAGCACGTGGTTACGAAATATCAAAAAAATCTAGTTTAATCGAACGAATGAAGGGAACTGTACAAATTATTCTACCCTTAGTATTTTCAAGTTTAGGCCGAATTGATACGATTAGCCAGGCTATGGAATTGCGTCGTTTTGGTCACTATAATAAACGTTCATGGTATCAAGAACAACGTTTTTCTGTGCGTGATGTGGCCATGATTTTATGGTCAGCATTGATTGTCGTGATTGGCATCTCGCTATTTATAACTAATGGAGGTCGGATGTGGAATCCTTTCAAATGA
- a CDS encoding Tellurite resistance protein: MLIRDMVRTKPMSWLLFIFGSDIMMTYGLLIYHGSTHFKPTRDYITILKFVSMDLVSFVFIMLFFDWLHVKFFQNESENLLDKVLRIGGNTMAAYFGWFAIGFVLLQIFSNFQAKQFWLLTLVSGILAIVNWLLRRVTPVRFQLNPMALDDN, translated from the coding sequence ATGTTAATTCGCGATATGGTACGAACTAAGCCAATGAGTTGGTTGTTATTCATATTTGGTTCAGATATTATGATGACATATGGGTTGTTGATATATCATGGATCAACACATTTTAAGCCCACGAGAGACTATATAACGATATTGAAGTTTGTCTCTATGGACTTAGTTAGTTTTGTGTTTATTATGCTTTTTTTCGATTGGTTACATGTTAAGTTTTTTCAGAATGAATCGGAAAACTTATTAGATAAGGTATTGCGAATTGGTGGCAATACGATGGCGGCGTACTTTGGTTGGTTTGCAATTGGTTTTGTTCTATTACAAATATTTAGCAACTTTCAAGCAAAGCAATTTTGGCTATTAACGCTTGTGTCAGGTATCCTGGCAATAGTGAACTGGTTGCTAAGACGTGTAACGCCAGTAAGATTTCAATTAAATCCTATGGCATTAGATGACAACTAA